DNA from Rhipicephalus microplus isolate Deutch F79 chromosome 5, USDA_Rmic, whole genome shotgun sequence:
CGCCCGACGTAGAATAAACAATTTCATAATTCTTGCTACTAACTTTGGAGGAAAAGAAGTGGTCCCTGGGCCAGGAGTAATGCCCGAGTTTCAGTGACAAACATTCATATGTCGTCCATTTCAAGTACCACCAGGTGATAAGGCAATACGGAATGCAAATCAAACGAATGTAAGTGCAGTCGTTCATTGTAATTTATGTACTTCAGAAAACGGAAGGCGCCCTTCATTTGTGTAGATTGGAGAATTCAGCTCATCTGTGTACTATGTCAGTGCTGATGTACATTCCTGTCTTAGCAATCTGATCAAGTAAGTACCTTCGAATGATCATAGATGAATTGTCGGCAGTAAAACCTTATCTGATGTTATAGTTACACAGTCTGTGGGTGTGTAACTACAACAGATTGTGGAACTCAACAAAGAGGTAACCTCTAGGGGTTCTGGAACTGACAGCATCCCTCATGTATTCGCCCAAGATGAATAGAACATAGAGTGTCCTATAAATGCACTAGAGTGTACTCTGGCGCTTGTGACTATACGTCTATGGGAggtgcaacgcacggtgcttcagcgaacacgggaatgatgggtaggtagtacacggatttgtgtAATCTTGGTACTTTAGGCTCCAGTTGGCTTCAAGTGGCTTGAAGTTGCTTTGTGACGAAACGGCGATTGGCAATtattcagcagttgcacttcactacTTTTCACTTTTACGCTCATCAATTCAAATcacctagaatgggaagagttgggTAAAACAGATAATGAAGAaaactttagtaacctgcgcatcgccaatgacattgcatggcTGGGTAACTCAGGGAATGAATTACAAATCATGACGAccgaattagacaaggagagcagacaGGCGGGCctcaaaatgaatctgcagaaaacgaaagtaatataaaACAATCTCGGATGAGAACAGCACTTCAAAtgcacttgaatttgtaaaagattgattgattgattgattgattgatttgtggggtttaacgtcccaaaaccaccatttgattatgagagacgccgtagtggagggctccggaaattttgaccacctggggttctttaacgtgcacccaaatctgagtacacgggcctacaacatttccgcttccatcggaaatgcagccgccgcagccgggaatccaacccgcgacctgcgctgaatttgtaaaagagtatgtctaccaaggacaggtagtaaccgcggagtcgAACGACGAGGCTGAAGTAACTGTAAGAATAAGAACTGGGTGGTGTACATTCGGCAAGCGTTCTCAAATCATGattggtagattgccactatccctctagAGAAAGGCATATAactgctgcatcttgccggtacttacctatggagcagaaatctggaggattacaaagagggttcagctcaagttgaggacgacgagcgagtgatgaaaagaaaaataataggtGATCCTCGAGAGACGaaaagagagcagagttggtCGGGGAACAAACTcgggttcaggatatcatagtttaaatgaaaaagaagaaagggacatgggccgggcacgtattgcgtaggcagggtaaccgctggtcataagGATACCCGACTGAATTCCCAGCGAAGGTGAGGAGGAGACAGAAAGCTATGTGGGCAGATGGgtttaggaagtttgcgggtgtaaagtggcagcagcaagcacagcaccatACATAggaggggcctttgtcctgcagtgtgcttaatcaggctgatggtgatgatgatgaattcgAATTGGGTCACTTAGTGCCAGGCGGTTTGTTCTGTTAttcgaaacaaaataaaaacacacaaataaacaaagccacagtTGCGTTCTAGGCCCGCAAGCTCGgcgactaggcaaatctgtgcacTACACATAATCCTAATGGTCGCTTAACGATCGCAGctccagagtcccctctagttatcTTTAAGAGACTATATAAACTCTAAGACACaggccatcttctttttcttctcatttcATGAACTCACCCTCTCCGCCCCCTTCCGGAAGCTTTCTGTACCTAACGTGTGTAATGTACCGGCTTCAAGATCAGAGGCATTGGCAGCTTCATGTGCTTTACCCGGTTTTCCACAacctccgtgatcggcccactTTTGACGAAGCGAAGACTTCATGTGATGAAATCATCACGTTACGTCATGTCATGCGACGTCATGATGCTGTCATGGCAACACCCGCTAGTTTTGACGATCCATGTCCTTAAAGTAGTGACGTGCTTTATCATGGCATGACCTCATCCGGTGACTCCATCCCGCTATAAATTTTTCGCCTCACTTGTGTTGACTTGCCACTAACGGGCTCGAGCTTATATTACGTTTGGCGAAGCATCTAACGCTTTCGCCTTAATCAGTATTTAGCAGAACAGATAGTGAGAGATGATGGCTGCTATTAGACTtttacctaacctattctaaacTATTACTTGTGGTCAGCTTAATTTTGAAGTATTTTGCAACAACTAGATCAATAGATTGACCAACCCACGACAAGTAAGCTCCTTCGGGGCTTGTTAGCACTAGGTgggagaagagggggggggggtacatgtTTGATTGCTATACCATCTGACATTCTCCACGCCCAGAAAACAACGAGAAGAAGCGTGCCGCAGTGTACAAGCTATAAGTAGGCGCTGTGTTGGACGTAGTGCAGCAACACTAGCGGGAAGCTAAGTGCGCGATAGGTTCTGACCATTCACATAGTGATCCTATCGACATCAACTACACTCATACGAAGCACTTGCAGGAAGCAGGCTGTCTATTGAGATGATTGTATTAAAAACATTTATTACACCTTTGCGTGGGTTCAGGGCACCGCGAGTGTTACTCATTTTTTACTTTAGTGCTTACTGACAATTGACTGCCTTCATAATTATCCAGAATGTAGCGTTGGCAGCCGATCTGGTACGTATGTATAATTTTTACGAATATGCCCGCATTGCTCGATGCTAGCGTATAGAAACGCCGCGATCAGCAACACAAGTTAACACACTGGTTGCTTTAATGTTAAGTTCTCTTGGGGATGATAACTGAAGTTGTTAAGGATGCGTGCCTTCCAGACATACATAACAAGGCCAAATATGTCAACGAATGCTGTCCAAGCACGTCACAGAAAACCTCGTAGCTAAGATTTCctgtagccccgccacggtggtctagtggctaaggtactcggctgcttacccgcacgtcgtgggctcgattcccggctgtggcggctgcatttccgatggaggcggaaatgttctaggcccgtgtgctcagatttgggcgcacgttaaagaaccccaggtggtcaaactttccgaagccctccactacggcgtctctcataaccgtatggtggttttgggacgttaaacctcacatatcaatcaagttttcGTGTTAGCAGGAGGATTCATAGCATGAACCACTGTTCTTTTAGCGCTACTGAAGTGGGTCAGGTACCAGCTGGAATGACAGAGAAACCTTGATCACAGCCATTTGCCACCTCTATCGAgtaaaggctcgttcacacctACGACTTGCATCGGTGGCTTGACTACTTGCGACCACCGACTGGCGACTGAAATACGACACAAGGCGTTGATGTTCACACCTGCGTGCGACATTTGCCGACGCCGCACTGAATTGACGTCAAGTCTCCCTGCACTCCATCAAAATATTGCAgcggcttagctcagctatgctagggtatacgtagcgttagcaaaggttcagctgattattcttagctttccagatatcatgcttacagttCTTTCAAtgacacacacggtatacgtattatgtggcacatatatatttattttgccgggaaCCTACTTCGAGGTCCGATGAGTTAATCTTCTCTgttctactgcaccgttgagcaacatttgcactctccttctccatggctataccacagtggcaaacaccagtgagaggcgctatcaagcggctccagcgcagtgtcagatggcgactgcacagggaaggcgcgcgtgTCGGTGCCCATATGTCTACCATGGCTATGACGGCACACCTCTGTAAAGCGCACACCGgtggcggcgagtcgcgcgcggccgcggccgagtgcgagggaggtgccggctctgGTGCGTGataccactgatcgtctgcgcagcgcgtcaaattgcgcgcacaccggctaCGAGCcacgcgcggcggcggcggagtatcattgcgcatgcgcagaccagtgccatgcgaaattggctcagcgacgccagtgtagctaacgctacaaaaaaaaaaagagttcagaATCTGTTCGTCGCACCTTGTGCCAGAGGCCATCGACTGCACGCGAATAAAGATTGAGGAGCACGCGCCTTAACACAGGTAGTCGCTCTTAAACCACAGAAAGTATTTGCCACAAACTTGGTCAAGCGACCGGTACTAGTCGCAGGTGTTGACGAGCTCTAAGGGTCCAACCGCATGAATGTAACTTTTGAGCGACAAATGGGCTCTCGCGTCGCGATGGTAGTGGCATCGCCTATAGTGTGTACgactatgattgattgatatgtggggtttaacgtcctaaacccaccatatgattatgagagacgccgtttgaagggctccggaaaattcgactaCCTGGTATTCtataacgtgcacgcaaatctgaccacacgggcataaaacatttccgcctccatcggaaatgcagccaccgcagccgggattcgaacccgtgacctgcgggtctgcagccgagtaccttagccactataccaccacggcggggtagtGTGAACGACAAAGTGGCATTCTTGTGCAGTTAAAAACGATCACATTAAAATCTATCTCAGTTAAAAACTATAATGTTGACATTATTACACGTCATGACCGCTGAGGCAAACTATAGCACCGAACAAACAACATAAAGAAACTTGATAGCAAGAATAACGACAAGTACGGCAGCTTGCTCACTCCCGGGGTGACACGTGGCTGTAAAGAAGGTAACCTACATGTTTCATTTCTTAAAGAACATGAGGATTAGAAGCATAAAGAAGCATTATTCAGTCGAATAAAAAATTGGGGATGCTGAAATTTTTCCGCAAATCATCATGCTGACTTCAGGATGACTTGCGGGCTGTGTGACTTAGGGTAAGATGCGTACCAGTGGCTTTAAACGTTCGAATATATGCCTCGGCATGATGGAGCATGACGAGTACGTCTCCTCCTGTCCCTTTCTACACCGCAGACGAGTAAACCCGAGTGTGGCGCTGTCTTCTACAAGTACTGTCTGGAACCAAAGCACGAGTTCTTCTACCAAGCGTCCCTGAACGCTTGTGTGGACAGCGCCGCGGGAGACCGGCCCACGCAACTCTGCAATCGTGGCCCCAACCGGTTCGCCTCACGACGCGAGTGCGAGGCGAGCtgcgtgcagatgaagcagccgcACGAGCCTTGCCTCGACAGCACCCTGTTCACAGAATGCAGAAGGTGCGGCGGTACTACTAGCACAATATGAGAGAGTGCAGTTTAGCACATGAACATGAACAATGATTGTTTCGTGTTATTCACCGTTTCGCCCTGAACTGCGCAGTTCTGCACTGTGTATAGGCTAGAATCCACTGCTCCAGCAACACGTCTTACTGAAGCGCACTGCTCGTGTATATCCTTAAAGGGCCCCCAAATCACCTCGAGATCCAAGACGATAGGGTGATTTCTTCCTCGTCTCCACTGCACTTTTTACTGAAAATGCCACCTCCCGTccacttatttcttcataaagCACGTAGAAAATGTCAGCGCTAAGCATCAAGCCTATCAGGACTTCACGCTCATCGACTACACAATGTTATCTGCAGTTTGCGCGCTCGAAAACGGACAAGACGAGGTGAAATCATGGTCAAATCAGTTGGTCGTGAACGATAGCCGTGCGAGACAAATAAAAACGGGTAGGCATCTTCAAGGCAAAGCTGGGTAGCAGacaattaaaaagaaaagtattCCTCGTATATAGACCAATCAGCAGTTTCTACCTTAATTGCACCACGTGATCGAATCATCCTTTTGGCGTCACAAACGGCGCCTAAAGGACAAAAAACGCCAGGAGATAACAACGGGCTAATTTTTTTTCGGAGCAGTTGACTTCAACCGTACATTAGATGGCCATGGAGCACACAGACCGTACTCTTTcggtgcatctgtctgtccgtccgtctgtatgtgCTTTATACCAGTCGGCAACTTCAAAGGAGAAATTATATATCCTTAAGACCTATAGGCTTCGCAccctcatcagcattcacttgaTGGATCTGCAGTAATTTTCTTCTTGTATTTTTAGAGGCTGTTTAGCACTTTCGTTACCACGCAATTTTCATATGTCTCTGAAATAatgtttttgccagtttgaaaattACTTGAGGGAGCATTGCAGCATACCGAAATTTTCCTAAATTTAATGCTATTTGAAAATAACATAACTTGTAGAGCACTGATAATatttaaaatgaataaaaatgtaaaaagtgtgTAAATTTTGGTTGCCAGCTTCTGAACAGTGCAATGTAAAACAGTATAAaggcaaaaatattcaaaaaaataaaaatacacaatTTGAAGATAAATGATCCAGAAACactgtaaataataataaatgtaagAAATGTTTCTATTGgtatagacaaagaaaatcggaGCCAAGGTGCTGCTTCCTTGCATCTGTCATGCTgtgaagcattgcttggtttttcTGCAGACACAAGCAAACTCATACACTTTTTTCTGTAAATTATTGCTTTTTGTGATAAAAGCCTCCAGGTATTCTTATATAGATGGATACCAGTGATGTGAATATTCTTTCTATGCACCAAAggtccaatgaacttcgctatttcgtcTAGCGTAACCTTTTTCCATAAGCCACGTGACTCAGCATACGTTGGCGTTCCTATATATGCATGCAAGCATAATTCGCGGCATTTTGTACATCGTATTGAAAAGAATAATACAGCGTGAAGCTCTAAAACGTTTCGCACTGCTCTgcagtcagggccaagatgtgcccCGGTGGATTCATTGTCGTTAGGAGATTCTCTGCATGCAGTGGCAGCACACCGCGCCCCAGCGAAGTGTGGAcctcgcacgtaaccagagtatCTATAAGATTGTGGACAAAGGTCAGCGGCTGCGCACTTGCggcggaggagacaacttgaggccgtAAAGAAAACAGCCCCATTAACGGCTgaggatgtctcaggctgacacaAAACATCGTTCCCCCAAGACTTGAAACTTGGGTTCTGTCATCCACGGAGTCTAAGCTCATCCTCACTCGGTTCAGGTGGGGTCGAAAGACAGTTTCGAGCGGTGCgtgtgttttgcggcgctgatgCGTGCCTATGCGCGCGTGACGATGACGCCATATGAGCGACGAGTGACACTAGTTGCGAACCTGCGTCTGATATAACAATACAAGCAAAATCAAAGCAActggaaactggctgagaaggccaGCTCGATACTTTAAACGTGCGACAGACCTTCGGGAATATTTCTTGTAGAAAGATTTTGCCTGACTCCCAGCAACAGCTCTTTATTGAAAAAGCTGCAGGGCATACATTTCCGGATATTATTACTGCTCAACCATGTCCAATTACAAAGTTGACTCTCTAATTcagtatttggcttgcaaaggttcttttggTTAGAGTCCTTCGATGCTACTGCAGCATAATCACGAGGGGTACGCATTtttgtcaagttcgccagcctagcACATTTTTTCATCAACACATGCATACTGGTTCGTGCAAACGTCTTTCgaaaatcactatgttgccaaaaCGGGCCAATTCAAATTGATTCTCAAAGATGAGTGGCTGGaataactactagaaagtgctgaaTCCACGAGAAAAATTTAACATTCCAAAAATGACAAACCAATCTgttgatcaccggtgatcgatttcAATGGATGCGGAAACGAAAGAGTTAGGGGCCCTCGAATGCCGTCACTCACGTGTTTACCCGTATTACATGCTGGGTGCAATAGCTTTAGAAAAAACAAACAACTTCCATTGTTTCCGAGAACAGTGCCTTTGAGACGTTGCCATAAACGAACGCCAAGCGCACAGGCGCAGTGTCCTGCATGTCACAGATCTCAGATTGCAATGCTGAgttactggaaaaaaaaaagttacttcaACGTTTTTGTGGGCCTGGACGACTTCAGCCCGCCATGAAGGACCATCAAATCTTGGTTCATCACCAACTCACGTCTTGGCAATACTTCGCTGCGGCTGGCCTCAAGATAGAAAACAAGTTCATGAAATCAAAGTATCGGCGTTTGCGAGTTTGTGTCTCGGAGCTAAGGAAAAGAGACTGCCTCCACGTTGGGAAAGCGCATATTGCCTGGGAGAGGATTCGAAAGCGGGTCGGACGCGTTATTCGTACGATGCCATGTTTGCTATCCAGTGCGTGTGTTCCGAGTTGTGGAATAATTCGCTTCTTGCGCGACTATCTCCAAGATATCTGGTTAGCTGTGATGTTAGCGTGACCGCCCCGTCAGTAAGTCACTTTCATGTTCGAATACTGGAGCCGGACGGATTATTTATCGACTAACTAGGCAGCTTCCTGTGGATTGCGTAGGGATCTGCTTTCAAGTTTCATGCTCCAATCAGTTGAATGACGACCTTTTGCTTTCACGCTCCAATCTTCATAGTTTCAACACCTGATAAATTATAATTGATGTACTTTTACATAGCACCGTCACCCTGATTGCATACCCTCGCTCACTCTAATAAACTGAATTAATTATTTGTCGCCGATTACTGTGTTCTCGCAGAAACATTATGGCATCATGTTTATTGTTCAGCTATCCTTCTCCCCGTTTCTGTTACGTTATAACTATGCTAACCAGAATCCATAAATGATACTACACTCCAGTGAAAAGGTGTGCCTAATCCTCCTCAGGCAGCATTCGCATTTCACCACACATCATCGCCTTTCTCAAGAACGGGCTGTGGGAATGAGTGGAATAGGTCGGCAACCTCACTCATAAGCCGACTCTCGCAAACTTCCTCCGACACAGATTGCGGCATGAGTCAGAGTAAACCATATCGCATTAACGAACACGAGACGAGAAGTGGACAGGGCGAGCGCTTACTTTGAATCGAGCTTTCATTGCAGACCCTGAGCATATATTAACGCTCATCTAAAGCTGCAAAAGCAGCGAGAAAAGGTAAATGAACGTGTGTCGTCTCTTCCAAAAACATCGTTTCAACATAGCAGAACAGAAGGCATGCTGGCACGTGATCAGGCTCTTTCAAAGCGGCTGGGTGCTTACGGGATTGTAAAGATTCTTAGGTATAAAGATGACTTTTTAGTTTTCAGAGATAGGTCGGTTTTCGCACCTGTGGTCTGCCCACGTATACTATGTTTGGACTGTACCAATCCTGTCGTTTAGAGCGTTTTAATCGGTGTTTTCAGCCGTTCAGATTTGCCACGGAATTTCCCATACAGCACAACATTGGGTATTTAAATTAGTGGCTGCATTTTGCTCATGTATAGAATACAAGAGCCAAGAGATTATATAAGGGAACaatgtgctttttttcttgtcaAACACTCTCTGTATGTCATGCGTTCACTTAGTGGATGAAAGCATTCAAAAGCAGTTGACATCTTTGGAGGTGGTGGGCTATTAGAGGCATGTAATTTTCTCAGTCACAGAAGGCGTGCATCGAAAAAAGAGCTCAGCCTCACGCTTGACAGAATGACAGAGAGCGAAGGTCGTGAGAAACACAAACACAATAAAGTTCCACTGAACAAGTATATTTAGCAGGCCTTTTACGGGTGCCCAACTTCacttgaaataataataataataataataataataataataataataataataataataataataataataataataataataataataataataataataataataataataataatagtaatagtaataataataataataataataattaataaacAACTATATTTTTCCCGTACTAAAGGAAGGAAGGGGCCGTAAACCAAGAGCTACAATAGTGCAGCTTGAGTGCGCCTGAAGCCCAACAAAAAATACGTTAATGTAACATACAAAAGCTAAAATCACAGTCAGCTAGCAAATATTGAGAAACAGCTTCCTGTAGAGTTAAGTCAACTTCGATTATTCAACCACGTGGTAAAACAcattgtatacgtggtttggtgtgaaggaaaaaaaaagctgcatgtgacagcttgattagccccttcacccagaaataaGGTTAAGAAATTACAAAAATATTACAGACAGCTAAAAGCGACAGTACAGAAAGAAATGCGCATGTGGCGCATgacagaaaataataaaaaagcagcTCTGAAATGCATACATGATTATTAACAACAAAGCAATATATGAAACAAAGTAACCATAACAGCAATCACCCAGCATTCATGAAAAACGCAATCAGCACATCCAATTTGACATATATATTTTAGACAATATACGTTGATCATCAATAGTCAATTTCTAATTTATTCATTACACTTGGTAGACGGTAATTCAGTGTTTTAAATTCATAATTAGTGCGAGGACGTGGTACATGCCGAGTCACTCGATTGGCAAGATTAGGTTGCAAAGCAGCCAATGTGCGTAAAAGGGTACTTCCTCGGCGTATTTTTTATTTAAAAGTTGACAGAAGCTGGTATTCATAGTAACTATCAATTTCTAATATTCTGTATTTTGAAAATATAGGGGCAGTGTGTTTGTTGTAGAATGTATCTTCAATACATCgcaaagcattttttttcgtaataCGGCCAGGTTCATTAATgatgctttagagcctgtagaccagacAAGATGACAAAGATCTAAATGAGAGGAAAAAAGAGCATTGTATAATGAGCATTTTCAGCTTCGCAGGTATTATATTCTGGCATCGACGCATCACACCTTAaactttacaaagtttgtgaCTAATGTGCTCGGTATGGTGATTCCACGTCATGTGTTCGGGAAAATGGACGTCGAAAGTTTTAACCGTTCGAGAAAGATTAAGTTCGATGTTATTAGGTATTAGTTTGTGAGAAGATTCAAATGATTTTGATTTCGCACGGAACAGTACAGCCTTACTTTTAGAGCAGTTGATATATAGAGAATTCGCCACAGACCAGGTATGTATCTTATTTAGTACTTTATTAGCTGAAACAATGAGATCATCAGCTGTTTTTCCAGAAAAAAATAAACTTGTATCGTCTGCATAGATTAGATATTCTACAGAGCTGTGAACATGTACGATATCATcgataaaaatattaaataatagaTGCCCCAAAATGCTACCTAGAGGTACACCACTCCTAACGTTCGTGGCTGATGATAGCTCTCGGTTTATTGATACACATTGTATCCGATTTGATAAGTAGCTTCTTATTAAAGCCAAAAACTGTACCGCGAACGCAGTAACAGTgaaattttaggagcgaagctcctcaaggcgtgggctgtgcgtcccctgtatgtagccacctctcgttcagttctaagtattacgctagccaccgcccgatctatagggtacagccatatccatccgtccatccgtccatccgtccgtccatccatccatccatccatccatccatccgtccgtccatccgtccgtccgtccaaaaatgcaagatgttataaactagacggcggtacgtgtagttgattatgaaagatgcgaggtgttataaaataggaatgatgccacatatggcgcgtgtcatcgttcgatatagtgcggcgacgtacgctagggggagcgttgcaataaaatcgagtgggcaaaatgtacggaggattcatggtttaccaggtttacctccggagcttcgcccactcatcatcattcacttcgtggatatggcggcatttttttccaGCATTATGTGACATTATTATCCGCATTGTGACAATAAAATGAAGTCGTCTAAACCAAAAGGAACTCTCGCCGTAACTATACACGTCCTTCAGCAGCCGCGTGAGCTCGTTCACGCAGTAATTTTCATCAACAAGGCATCATCAAGCGTGATGCCCACGGGGCACCTTTATTGtgttccatagtagagtaccaagtactcaaaattgttaaccacttttctaaacacaattttTAACGCCAATCGTCGAACACAAGCGTCCAATTCTGGCTAGCGACTTCAGATAAAATAAAGTGAACAATGAGAATCATACACCTCAGAGAGCAAAGAATACTATTGTGCTTCGGTACGATGTGGTATTTGCGATTCAGATGGAGTCTTTGCACATCACCATATTATTGGTTCGTTTCACGCGTATTACCTGTTGTGGTTAGGGTTTTCATATGGCTTCTCAACTTAGGCTGTGCTGTATGGTATGTGGCTTAAGAGTGCAAAGCTGCAAAAGCTGATGCGATTTTTGGCAATGCGCTCTACTTGACTAATGCCCTGAGTGCGATAACGTTTTACTCCCAGCGAAAAAATATTGGCACTTGGGAGTTCCCAAGCTTGTCCTGTATTTTTATACGTAACTGTATAATTATTTAGTGCGTGTCGGCAATGAGGAGATGTAACAATTGCGGTATAAATTTAAATGAATTGAACTTGATCAAAAGTCACGAGTGTTAATGGCAGGATCGTTTAATTTAGTTCATTTCAATTTGCATCACAATCAGTAAACTACGGTTAAAGACGACAGTTGACGTCCCCCATGCTTTTCCTTACCTATAGCTGTTCCATTCATGCGGTTGTGTTTTTGTACATGTATTACTTCTCAGGAGAATTGAAAATTATGTGCTGGCTTATACGGGATGGTATTTTGCACAGGCTCCATATTATATGTACTTTTTTTGGGGAAGGGGGAAGGAGTGATGAAGGGGTTTGGTTCATTCTTTCATCAAGCGCTAACTCATCCGAACAACGTGTCTTGGCACAGAATTTCGTGGCACATTTATTTTCAATACACGCCATCGGCTGCAGACCGGCCACGTATCATAAAATTAGCCACATTCTCGCATTCCTTGCTGCATGCTTCTTGTGCAAGTCAGATTATAAAGCTGCTAAGTGCTTCCTTTTAAATAATGAATAACTGCGCACATCATTTGTGCTTCCGGAGCAGGCAGGACTTCCGCTCCAGCTGGTGGTGGTTCGATGGTTCCGCGTGCCTGCCGTGGAGCTTCCCCAACGGTGAATGTCCTGCCAACGGTAGCACAGTGTTCGCTACGGCAGAGAAGTGCAACGCCCGCTGCTCTAACTCGCCGTGTGCTCCACCACGCTCCACACCTTGTGCCAGCGCTGAGCTGAAGTTCCCTTTCTTCGCGGCAGAGGCGCCCTCGTCGGGGTCGCGAAGAGTTAGGCGGTGCTTGAAGCTGTCGCGGCGGTTGTTCGAGGCCCGCAGGTGcctggctggtgcgaaccggttcTCGACCCAGGCAACGTGTGAACTTGCCTGCAAGGTGGCACCGTCGACGATGACTGGATCATAGTCAAACCTTCTGTTC
Protein-coding regions in this window:
- the LOC142817821 gene encoding uncharacterized protein LOC142817821, which produces MAMVVATAEDTSNADSSAAPTTKGSRPPIQSPQFSSLRGTASVVVATSRRVHSAAQAFRFGTAMALLLVVAAARGALWSGKFTRCLGREPVRTSQAPAGLEQPPRQLQAPPNSSRPRRGRLCREERELQLSAGTRCGAWWSTRRVRAAGVALLCRSEHCATVGRTFTVGEAPRQARGTIEPPPAGAEVLPAPEAQMMCAVIHYLKGST